TTCCATCATTTGCATCAGCAGCAGAGGTTGTTACGACAAACACGGAAGTAAAGGCAGGGACTACGAAGGCTGAGAAAGCTGATAAGATTGTCAATTTCCAAATCTTTAAACCAGGTACTACCGAAGCTCAACCTGCTATCAGCTCTCATCTTGTCACACAAGGTACAATTGTTGAGAAGGATGGTAAGTTTGAAGCAAAATTAACAGTGGTAGCAAAATCTGCGCCAATGATTGCAGGCTTACAAACTAAACAAGGCGATAAGTATGTAGATGCTACTGAAGTGAAAAATGAAGATGGTACAATTACATATAGTTTCCCAGTGGTAGCTGATAAGTTGTTAGCTGCAAAAATTCATGTAGTAGCTGAAACACCTAAAGGTCCGATGGATAAATGGTATGAATTTGATTTAAAAGCAGTAGAAAATAAAGAAGCAACGACTACAGAGGAAAATGGAAAAACTGAAGAGGTAAAAGAAGAAGTTAAGGAAGAAGTAAAAGAAGTAAAAGAAGAAGTTAAGGTCAATGATGTAGCAATTACTGTTTACAAAAACGGTACTTCTGAAGAATCTATGATGAAGCAATATATTGCACCTAAAGTAGGCATCTCAGTAGTAGACGGTAAAAACATCGTAACGATGACATTCCCGCAAGGTCAATATGTTAAAGGATTTACAGTGGAAGGGAAAGAAGCAACTTTAGTAAGTGAAGACAAAGCAACAAAAGCAAGTACGTACTCATTTGAAGTGAAGGACTTAAAGAAACTTGTGAATGCTCAACTGCGTATTGTTGTGAATGAGCCAGGCGTGAACTATGATACCAACCACCAAGTACAATTTAGCTTTGCTGTGGAAGGTGCAGTGAAGCCAGTGGTAAATCCATTTAAAGATATCAGCAATGATGGGAATAAAGAAGCTATCTTAGCATTATACAGCAAGGGAATTGTGAAGGGGCAAGATAACTTCAAACCATACGACAATATTACACGCTCTCAATTTGCGTTAATGATTGCTCGTGCATTAAATTTATCATCAACAACAGATGCTGGATTTAAAGATACAGCCGCACTTGACGCTGAACGTAAACAAGCAATCAATGCTTTAGCTGAGGCTAAAATTATTGTAAAAGCGGAGAACTTTAATCCAAATGGTACACTTACTCGCCAACAGGCTGCTGTAATGATTTACCGTGCTGTAGCGCATGTTGCAGGGAAAGAAATGAACTATGGTGACCCAAGCCTATCCTATTATGCTGATGGTGCAACTGTAACAAGCGAAGAAGCGAAAAAAGCATTTGCCTTTTTAAATAAAGGTAAAATTATGACTGGCTCTGCCAATGCTGAAGGTAAAACAGTGATTAATGCAAACAGTCCTTTAAAACGCACACAAATGGCAAAAATTTTAAATGGTGCATTACAATACATGAATAAATAGTATTATTACAGCAACTTCCTTTCTCACTTCTTTGAGGAAGGAAGTTACTGTGCTTTTCAAGAATTTGGGGGGATTTTCATAGTGATTAGCAACAAAAAAATATGCCAAGCATTTCTATTCAGCACTATTTTGCTGATGTTTTTCCCTCCCTGTAATTGGCTTCAGGTCAATGCTGAAGAAACTATAATTGAAAATGGAAGCTATCAAGTTGAACTAAGTTTTTCATCTATAGAAGGATTGGGAGAAAATATTTTTAGCGAAGTGGCAACTCTAGATGTAAAGAATGGTCAGTATAAACTAGAGCTAACACTGGAAAAGCCATGGATTGTAACAGACATCCAAATGAAACAGCTAGATGATGAAATAACTTCCACTGTTGTGCGCGAAAATTTAGTTCAGTTTGATGTCAAAGAT
This genomic stretch from Lysinibacillus pakistanensis harbors:
- a CDS encoding NEAT domain-containing protein, which translates into the protein MTKKRQSRATKIVLASLLAASLTVPSFASAAEVVTTNTEVKAGTTKAEKADKIVNFQIFKPGTTEAQPAISSHLVTQGTIVEKDGKFEAKLTVVAKSAPMIAGLQTKQGDKYVDATEVKNEDGTITYSFPVVADKLLAAKIHVVAETPKGPMDKWYEFDLKAVENKEATTTEENGKTEEVKEEVKEEVKEVKEEVKVNDVAITVYKNGTSEESMMKQYIAPKVGISVVDGKNIVTMTFPQGQYVKGFTVEGKEATLVSEDKATKASTYSFEVKDLKKLVNAQLRIVVNEPGVNYDTNHQVQFSFAVEGAVKPVVNPFKDISNDGNKEAILALYSKGIVKGQDNFKPYDNITRSQFALMIARALNLSSTTDAGFKDTAALDAERKQAINALAEAKIIVKAENFNPNGTLTRQQAAVMIYRAVAHVAGKEMNYGDPSLSYYADGATVTSEEAKKAFAFLNKGKIMTGSANAEGKTVINANSPLKRTQMAKILNGALQYMNK